The proteins below are encoded in one region of Aquisphaera giovannonii:
- a CDS encoding serine/threonine protein kinase has product MAESDFEGMPFRRTVGDFLATLELSGVMADSEVRALRKGVGRGEDQEAVARRLIEEGCLTEFQAGRLLLGKATGLVFNRYVLLERVGVGAMGRVYKARHRLMDRVVALKVVAPARATSSNAVNRFFREMKIVGMLDHPNVVRAFDADQYEGSPFIVMEYLEGEDLEKALRARGILPPDEVVGYMAQAAWGLAHAHEKGIIHRDIKPTNLFLTTSGFVRVLDLGLGAFVGVSNAKTAPLDTDEGFVVGTTDYMSPEQLGGEAMDARTDQFSLGCAMYRLLTGKYAFPGPTKMDRMLMRISQPHVPITEIRTDLSLPLVRILDKLLALKADDRFESTTEVAEALESLLPSADRPSSRRALATTVEKRPRGRVAIHSAPEAPLDWSRIESALRRDQGPGPEAEPTPTFSPAPQPAPANRAAARAAEIDREEDGLSTHRDYRKEVIELKRAMADGSKAAARDAEQAGESWLERLGEHIGDFLAEPSVSHIIYIVIGITLILAAGLALAVG; this is encoded by the coding sequence GGCGACGCTGGAGTTGTCGGGGGTCATGGCCGATTCCGAGGTGCGCGCGCTGCGGAAGGGCGTCGGCCGAGGTGAGGACCAGGAGGCGGTGGCCCGGCGATTGATCGAGGAGGGATGCCTGACGGAGTTCCAGGCCGGCCGGCTGCTGCTCGGCAAGGCCACCGGGCTGGTCTTCAACCGCTACGTGCTCCTGGAACGGGTCGGGGTCGGGGCCATGGGACGCGTCTACAAGGCCCGCCATCGGCTCATGGACCGCGTCGTCGCCCTGAAGGTCGTGGCGCCGGCCCGCGCCACCTCCTCGAACGCGGTCAATCGGTTCTTCCGCGAGATGAAGATCGTCGGCATGCTGGACCATCCGAACGTGGTCCGGGCCTTCGACGCCGACCAGTACGAGGGCTCCCCCTTCATCGTGATGGAATACCTCGAGGGGGAGGACCTCGAGAAGGCCCTCCGGGCCAGGGGCATCCTGCCGCCGGATGAGGTCGTCGGCTACATGGCGCAGGCGGCCTGGGGGCTCGCCCACGCCCACGAGAAGGGGATCATCCACCGCGACATCAAGCCGACCAACCTGTTCCTGACGACCAGCGGCTTCGTCCGCGTCCTGGACCTGGGGCTGGGTGCCTTCGTGGGCGTCTCCAACGCGAAGACCGCCCCGCTGGACACCGACGAGGGCTTCGTCGTGGGGACGACGGATTACATGTCGCCGGAGCAGCTCGGCGGCGAGGCCATGGATGCGCGGACGGACCAGTTCAGCCTCGGCTGCGCGATGTACCGCCTGCTGACGGGGAAATACGCCTTCCCCGGGCCCACGAAGATGGACCGCATGCTGATGCGGATCAGCCAGCCGCACGTGCCGATCACGGAGATCCGCACGGACCTCTCGCTGCCGCTGGTGCGGATCCTCGACAAGCTCCTGGCCCTGAAGGCCGATGACCGGTTCGAATCGACCACGGAGGTCGCCGAGGCGCTCGAGTCCCTCCTCCCGTCCGCCGATCGCCCCAGCAGCCGCAGGGCCCTGGCCACGACCGTGGAGAAGCGTCCCCGAGGTCGCGTCGCGATCCACTCGGCCCCCGAGGCGCCGCTCGACTGGTCGCGGATCGAGTCCGCCCTGAGACGCGACCAGGGGCCGGGCCCCGAGGCCGAACCGACGCCCACCTTCTCGCCGGCCCCGCAGCCCGCGCCCGCCAATCGGGCGGCAGCCCGGGCGGCGGAGATCGACCGCGAGGAAGATGGCCTCTCGACCCACCGGGACTACCGCAAGGAGGTCATCGAGCTCAAGCGGGCCATGGCCGACGGCAGCAAGGCGGCCGCCCGGGATGCCGAGCAGGCCGGCGAGAGCTGGCTGGAACGCCTCGGCGAGCACATCGGCGACTTCCTCGCCGAGCCGAGCGTCAGCCACATCATCTATATCGTCATCGGCATCACCCTCATCCTCGCCGCCGGGCTGGCCCTGGCGGTCGGCTGA
- the pheT gene encoding phenylalanine--tRNA ligase subunit beta, whose product MIVSWNWLTDYVRLDMPVEALAERLALTGLNHESTEDVGGDLAIDLEVTSNRSDCLGHIGIAREIGVVFGKALKVPDPRPRGAAPAASSRAAVAVECPELCSRFTARVVTGARVGESPWWLRKRLETIGVTPISNVVDVTNYVMFECGQPLHAYDLGLLREGRLVVRRARPGESLKAINGKTYELKPEMLVIADAERPVGLAGVMGGLETEIGEGTQDILIEAARFDAMSVRKTSRALGLFSPSSFRFERPIDPEITEWASRRCAELILATAGGTLHEGLIDMGGPSVPRGPITLRYAQIERVLGIAVGAEEVRRILAALGLEVLAQDGATITARPPTWRPDLEREIDLIEEVARIHGYEHIPEDRAVPMTSAPRGLRERVESAVREALTGVGMDESVTFSLVEESLAAPVQTGTAAPPLRIDHSSRKLEIALRQSLLPSLLAARAYNESRGNLGAELFEIANVYLPRGAGELPDEPTRLGLVSGRDFRGLKGIVEALLDRLHIAGPLEALPADLPLFAPGRAAELRAGDVHLGYMGELEKGRLQAFDLREACTAAELELGILLERAVLVGQHRPLPAFPAIVRDLSLVVDRTLSWADLRAAAVEAGGPSLISVEYLDTFRGGNLPEDRQSVHFGLTFRDPSRTLTGEEVDRAVKSVADACARRLGAVLRT is encoded by the coding sequence ATGATCGTAAGCTGGAACTGGCTGACCGACTACGTCCGGCTGGATATGCCGGTGGAAGCCCTGGCGGAGCGGCTCGCGCTGACGGGCCTGAACCACGAGTCCACCGAGGACGTCGGGGGGGACCTGGCGATCGACCTGGAGGTCACGAGCAACCGCTCGGACTGCCTGGGCCACATCGGCATCGCCCGCGAGATCGGCGTGGTCTTCGGCAAGGCGCTGAAGGTCCCCGACCCTCGGCCCCGCGGGGCCGCTCCGGCGGCCTCGTCGCGGGCGGCCGTGGCCGTCGAGTGCCCCGAGCTCTGCTCGCGATTCACGGCCCGCGTCGTCACGGGCGCCCGCGTGGGCGAGAGCCCCTGGTGGCTCAGGAAGCGGCTCGAGACGATCGGCGTCACGCCGATCAGCAACGTCGTGGACGTGACGAACTACGTGATGTTCGAGTGCGGCCAGCCGCTCCACGCCTATGACCTGGGCCTGCTCCGCGAGGGCCGGCTGGTCGTCCGGCGGGCGAGGCCCGGTGAGTCTCTGAAGGCGATCAACGGCAAGACCTACGAGCTGAAGCCGGAGATGCTCGTCATCGCCGACGCCGAGCGGCCCGTCGGCCTGGCCGGCGTGATGGGGGGGCTCGAGACCGAGATCGGCGAGGGGACGCAGGACATCCTGATCGAGGCCGCCCGGTTCGACGCCATGTCGGTCCGAAAGACATCGAGGGCGCTCGGCCTGTTCAGCCCGTCCAGCTTCCGCTTCGAGCGTCCGATCGACCCCGAGATCACCGAATGGGCGAGCCGCCGCTGCGCCGAGCTGATCCTGGCGACCGCCGGCGGCACGCTCCACGAAGGGCTGATCGACATGGGGGGGCCGTCGGTGCCGCGCGGGCCGATCACGCTCCGCTACGCCCAGATCGAGCGGGTGCTGGGCATCGCGGTCGGCGCCGAGGAGGTCCGGCGCATCCTCGCCGCGCTCGGCCTGGAGGTCCTCGCCCAGGACGGGGCGACGATCACGGCAAGGCCCCCGACGTGGCGGCCCGACCTGGAGCGCGAGATCGACCTGATCGAGGAGGTCGCGCGGATCCACGGCTACGAGCACATCCCCGAGGACCGGGCCGTGCCCATGACCAGCGCGCCGCGGGGACTCCGCGAGAGGGTCGAGTCCGCCGTCCGCGAGGCCCTGACGGGCGTCGGCATGGACGAGTCGGTGACCTTCAGCCTGGTCGAGGAATCGCTCGCCGCCCCGGTGCAGACGGGGACGGCCGCGCCTCCCCTGCGGATCGATCACTCCAGCCGGAAGCTCGAGATCGCGCTCCGGCAGAGCCTGCTGCCCAGCCTGCTGGCCGCCCGGGCCTACAACGAGTCCCGCGGCAACCTCGGGGCCGAACTGTTCGAGATCGCCAACGTCTACCTCCCGCGCGGGGCCGGCGAGCTCCCCGACGAGCCGACCCGCCTTGGCCTCGTGTCGGGCCGCGACTTCCGCGGCCTGAAGGGCATCGTGGAGGCGCTCCTGGACCGCCTCCACATCGCCGGCCCGCTGGAGGCGCTCCCCGCCGACCTGCCGCTCTTCGCGCCGGGGCGGGCCGCGGAGCTGAGGGCCGGGGACGTGCATCTCGGCTACATGGGCGAGCTGGAAAAGGGCCGGCTCCAGGCGTTCGACCTGCGCGAGGCCTGCACGGCGGCCGAGCTGGAGCTCGGGATCCTGCTCGAGCGTGCGGTGCTCGTCGGCCAGCATCGCCCCCTGCCCGCCTTCCCGGCGATCGTGCGGGACCTGTCGCTCGTCGTGGACCGGACGCTGAGCTGGGCCGACCTGCGGGCGGCGGCGGTCGAGGCCGGGGGGCCGTCGCTCATCTCGGTCGAGTACCTGGATACCTTCCGCGGCGGCAACCTCCCGGAGGACCGCCAGAGCGTGCACTTCGGCCTGACCTTCCGCGACCCCTCCCGGACCCTGACCGGCGAGGAGGTCGACCGGGCGGTGAAGTCGGTCGCGGACGCGTGCGCACGACGCCTCGGCGCGGTCCTCCGGACGTGA
- a CDS encoding APC family permease, whose translation MTTAETAPTPKAARGGLHRDLGVIDATTIVMGAMIGSGIFITSAESSRLVGAPGWLLLAWALAGVMTVTGAVTSAELAAMMPRAGGQYVFLRTAYGPLFGFLFGWSLFMVVQTGTIAAVAVAFSRFLGVFFPAIAADVHPIFPPLRVGGYAISLSSQQMVAVALIVVLTVTNTRGLRLGALIQNTFTFAKTAALIGLIVIGLTLGYSPTAAAWTSSWWNSVANGWTPTEGYKEALPVDGDAAIVLLLGLAMIGPLFSQSAWNNVTFIGGETRDPGKTLPRALFFGTISVVGLYLLANLAYLASLSFRDIAHAENDRVGTAAMKAALGDTGGYLMAGAILISTFGCVNGLVLAGARVYYAMARDHLFFKAVGTTNRHHVPAVALAAQAIWSCLLALLVTVTIDPATQRPKFGNTYSDLLEYIIPVDVIFYMLMVGAVILMRIKAPFLNRPYRAIGYPVTPAIYITLAMLLVIDFIYLKFRTSGIGFLIVLTGIPVYAIWRLVEGRRQTSPRPKADPEPAT comes from the coding sequence ATGACCACCGCCGAGACCGCACCGACTCCGAAGGCCGCCAGGGGCGGGCTTCATCGCGACCTCGGGGTCATCGATGCCACGACGATCGTGATGGGGGCGATGATCGGCTCGGGGATCTTCATCACCTCGGCCGAGTCCTCCCGGCTGGTCGGCGCGCCGGGCTGGCTCCTGCTGGCCTGGGCCCTCGCGGGCGTGATGACCGTCACCGGCGCGGTCACCTCGGCGGAGCTCGCCGCGATGATGCCGAGGGCGGGGGGCCAGTACGTCTTCCTCCGGACCGCGTACGGCCCGCTGTTCGGCTTCCTCTTCGGCTGGTCCCTGTTCATGGTCGTCCAGACGGGGACCATCGCGGCGGTGGCCGTGGCCTTCTCCCGGTTCCTGGGCGTCTTCTTCCCGGCGATCGCGGCCGACGTCCACCCGATCTTCCCCCCGTTGAGGGTCGGCGGGTACGCCATCAGCCTGTCGAGCCAGCAGATGGTCGCCGTCGCGTTGATCGTCGTCCTCACGGTCACGAACACGCGCGGGTTGAGGCTCGGCGCGCTGATCCAGAACACGTTCACGTTCGCCAAGACGGCCGCGCTCATCGGCCTGATCGTCATCGGCCTGACGCTGGGCTACAGCCCGACGGCCGCGGCGTGGACGTCCTCGTGGTGGAACTCCGTGGCCAATGGCTGGACGCCCACCGAGGGGTACAAGGAGGCGCTCCCGGTCGATGGCGACGCCGCGATCGTCCTGCTGCTGGGCCTGGCGATGATCGGGCCGCTCTTCTCCCAGTCGGCCTGGAACAACGTCACATTCATCGGCGGCGAGACCCGCGACCCGGGCAAGACGCTGCCGCGGGCCCTCTTCTTCGGGACGATCAGCGTCGTCGGCCTGTACCTGCTGGCGAACCTCGCGTACCTGGCCTCGCTCTCGTTCCGCGACATCGCCCACGCGGAGAATGACCGCGTCGGGACGGCGGCCATGAAGGCGGCGCTCGGGGACACCGGCGGATACCTGATGGCCGGGGCGATCCTGATCTCCACGTTCGGCTGCGTGAACGGCCTGGTCCTCGCCGGGGCTCGCGTCTATTACGCGATGGCCCGCGACCACCTGTTCTTCAAGGCCGTCGGCACGACGAACCGCCACCACGTCCCGGCCGTCGCGCTCGCCGCCCAGGCGATCTGGTCGTGCCTGCTCGCCCTGCTCGTGACGGTCACGATCGACCCGGCGACGCAGCGGCCGAAGTTCGGCAACACCTACAGCGACCTGCTCGAGTACATCATCCCGGTGGACGTGATCTTCTACATGCTGATGGTGGGCGCGGTCATCCTGATGCGGATCAAGGCCCCGTTCCTGAACCGGCCGTACCGGGCGATCGGCTACCCGGTCACCCCGGCGATCTACATCACCCTGGCCATGCTGCTCGTGATCGACTTCATCTACCTCAAGTTCCGGACCTCGGGGATCGGCTTCCTGATCGTGCTGACGGGCATCCCGGTGTACGCGATCTGGAGGCTCGTCGAGGGCCGTCGGCAGACGTCGCCGCGGCCCAAGGCGGACCCCGAACCGGCGACGTGA